In Caldanaerobius fijiensis DSM 17918, a single window of DNA contains:
- a CDS encoding helix-turn-helix domain-containing protein, whose protein sequence is MKVVNIGDKVINIEKVHRIIDRIFEMRSRGYSQQEIASRFNTDRTFISRLESLGEVRRGGNIAVIGFPIGNKAEIEQVLDKHGVGFKLLLSEKERWDFVLGLSGPELVNRVMDLIAEVRSYDVVIFLGSDKRSEIIEGILDNDVITVNIGPSPLTQDVYVEPSVIEELLNSIK, encoded by the coding sequence ATGAAAGTCGTCAACATTGGCGATAAGGTCATCAACATAGAGAAAGTTCACAGGATAATCGACAGGATATTTGAGATGAGGTCGAGAGGCTATTCACAGCAGGAGATCGCTTCAAGGTTTAATACCGATAGGACTTTTATATCGAGGTTAGAGAGTCTCGGAGAGGTAAGGCGCGGAGGTAATATCGCTGTCATCGGATTTCCCATCGGGAATAAGGCTGAAATCGAGCAGGTGCTGGATAAGCACGGTGTAGGATTTAAGCTGCTGTTATCAGAAAAAGAGCGTTGGGATTTCGTACTGGGTCTTTCGGGTCCTGAGCTGGTGAATAGGGTTATGGATCTGATAGCGGAGGTAAGGTCATATGACGTGGTGATCTTTTTGGGTTCTGACAAAAGGAGTGAAATAATCGAAGGGATATTAGACAACGATGTGATCACTGTAAATATTGGACCGTCGCCGCTTACACAGGATGTGTATGTGGAGCCGTCGGTTATAGAGGAACTTTTAAATTCGATAAAGTGA
- a CDS encoding quinate 5-dehydrogenase has translation MKRIVSVSVGSSKRDHTAEIDILGEKFVIERIGTDGDFKKALQMIKDLDGKVDAFGMGGIDLYVYGGNKRYIIKDAVPFKKAAQKTPIVDGSGLKNTLERRVIKYLSENGIVNFKGKKVLMTCAMDRFGMAQAFEQEGADLTIGDFIFLLNLPIPLKSLRLLYFLAAILAPIIVKLPFSIIYPVGKEQEVIKDRHSKYYRDAEVIAGDYLFIKRYMPVDMTGKTIITNTVTAEDVKLMRERGVELLVTTTPEINGRSFGTNVMEAVLVCLAGKAPEEMTPEDYNTLLDKIGFRPRVEYLQK, from the coding sequence GTGAAAAGGATTGTGAGCGTAAGTGTAGGATCGTCAAAGCGAGATCATACGGCAGAAATCGATATACTCGGAGAAAAATTTGTCATTGAGAGGATAGGAACAGATGGGGATTTTAAGAAAGCCCTCCAGATGATAAAAGATCTGGACGGTAAAGTAGATGCGTTTGGTATGGGGGGAATAGACCTGTATGTTTACGGTGGCAATAAAAGATACATTATAAAAGATGCTGTACCTTTTAAAAAGGCTGCGCAGAAAACCCCTATAGTAGATGGATCAGGGCTTAAAAACACACTAGAAAGAAGGGTGATAAAGTATTTATCTGAGAATGGTATAGTGAATTTTAAGGGCAAGAAGGTGCTTATGACATGCGCCATGGACCGCTTTGGCATGGCTCAGGCTTTTGAACAGGAGGGGGCGGATCTTACCATAGGCGATTTTATTTTTTTACTTAATCTGCCTATACCCCTTAAATCCCTTAGATTGTTATATTTTCTAGCCGCCATACTGGCTCCCATTATAGTCAAATTGCCTTTTTCTATTATATATCCCGTAGGAAAAGAGCAGGAGGTAATAAAAGATAGGCATAGCAAATATTACAGGGATGCAGAGGTTATAGCGGGAGATTACCTCTTTATAAAGAGGTATATGCCCGTGGATATGACAGGTAAGACTATAATAACTAATACAGTTACAGCAGAAGATGTGAAATTGATGAGGGAAAGGGGTGTAGAGTTGCTGGTCACCACAACGCCTGAAATAAATGGTCGTTCTTTTGGCACCAACGTTATGGAAGCTGTTCTGGTATGCCTTGCAGGTAAGGCGCCTGAGGAGATGACACCAGAGGATTATAATACACTTCTGGATAAAATAGGTTTTAGACCAAGAGTGGAATATCTTCAAAAATAA
- the ilvB gene encoding biosynthetic-type acetolactate synthase large subunit, whose amino-acid sequence MKLQGAEIIIRCLKDLGVDVIFGYPGGAVLPIYDALYDSDIKHVLVAHEQMAAHMADGYARVTGKPGVCFATSGPGATNLVTGIANAYMDSVPIIAITGQVARNLIGKDSFQEVDIAGITMPITKHNYIVKDPEKLAYIIYEAFEIATTGRPGPVLIDVPKDIQAMMIEYEPINRNSINYEHKPKKNINYANIEKAVQLIDQSERPVIYAGGGIICSGAYEELKELAEKADIPVTTSLMGLGAFPEDHPLALGFLGMHGSKYANMAVYKSDLVIAIGARFSDRVAGKATGFAPDAKIIHIDIDAAEIGKNIKTNVGIVGDAKSVLRELVQKVKPNYHHEWHKQLAEMKEKYKFRYNRDGKLKPQYIVERISELTSGDAIIATEVGQNQMWAAQYYKFTKPRTFITSGGLGTMGFGLPAAIGAQVGKPDKRVINIAGDGSIRMNIKSLETAAIYNIPVITVILNNNTLGMVRQWQTLLYNKRYSHTDLNPNLDFVKLSEVYGVSACRVTNEEEFNDAIKKALGENKPALIECMIDKDEKVLPFIPAGGSVEDTIEE is encoded by the coding sequence ATGAAGCTACAGGGGGCAGAGATCATCATAAGGTGTTTAAAGGATCTGGGAGTCGATGTGATATTCGGATATCCTGGTGGAGCTGTTTTGCCTATATACGATGCATTGTACGATTCGGATATAAAACATGTGCTGGTAGCCCATGAGCAGATGGCCGCTCATATGGCAGATGGCTATGCCAGGGTGACAGGTAAGCCTGGTGTTTGTTTTGCCACGTCAGGTCCCGGAGCTACCAATCTGGTTACAGGTATCGCTAATGCATACATGGATTCAGTGCCTATTATCGCCATAACAGGTCAGGTTGCCAGAAATCTCATAGGCAAGGACTCCTTTCAGGAGGTAGACATAGCAGGTATTACAATGCCTATTACAAAACATAATTACATCGTAAAAGACCCAGAAAAGCTGGCATATATCATCTATGAAGCCTTTGAAATCGCCACAACGGGTAGACCTGGTCCTGTCCTCATCGATGTGCCAAAAGATATTCAGGCCATGATGATAGAATATGAGCCTATAAATAGAAATTCTATAAATTATGAGCACAAGCCCAAGAAAAATATAAATTATGCTAATATAGAAAAGGCAGTGCAATTAATAGATCAAAGTGAGCGGCCTGTGATATATGCAGGGGGCGGAATAATATGCTCTGGAGCTTACGAAGAATTGAAAGAGCTGGCTGAAAAGGCTGACATTCCTGTGACCACATCCCTTATGGGGCTTGGAGCCTTTCCAGAAGATCACCCACTGGCATTGGGCTTTTTAGGGATGCATGGAAGCAAATACGCTAACATGGCTGTGTATAAGTCTGATCTGGTGATAGCTATCGGAGCCAGATTTAGCGATAGGGTTGCAGGAAAGGCTACAGGGTTTGCACCGGATGCAAAGATAATTCATATTGATATTGATGCGGCGGAGATCGGGAAAAACATAAAGACAAATGTGGGTATTGTAGGAGATGCAAAATCTGTTCTCAGAGAGCTTGTGCAGAAAGTAAAGCCTAATTATCATCATGAATGGCATAAACAACTGGCAGAAATGAAAGAAAAATATAAATTCAGGTATAATAGAGATGGCAAGCTAAAACCACAGTATATTGTGGAAAGAATTAGTGAGCTTACAAGTGGAGATGCTATAATAGCTACGGAAGTGGGGCAGAACCAGATGTGGGCTGCTCAGTATTATAAATTTACAAAGCCCCGCACTTTTATTACTTCAGGAGGATTGGGAACTATGGGATTTGGCTTACCTGCGGCTATTGGTGCACAGGTGGGTAAGCCAGATAAAAGAGTTATAAATATCGCTGGAGATGGCAGCATCAGGATGAATATAAAGTCGCTGGAGACAGCAGCCATATACAATATACCCGTTATTACAGTGATTTTAAATAACAATACACTGGGTATGGTTAGGCAATGGCAGACGCTCCTTTATAATAAACGGTATTCCCATACAGATTTGAATCCCAATCTCGATTTTGTAAAACTGTCAGAGGTTTACGGCGTTAGCGCGTGCAGGGTAACCAATGAAGAAGAGTTTAATGATGCGATTAAAAAAGCCCTTGGCGAAAATAAACCTGCGCTCATAGAATGCATGATTGATAAAGATGAAAAGGTATTGCCGTTTATCCCAGCAGGTGGTTCTGTAGAGGATACCATTGAAGAATAG
- the ilvD gene encoding dihydroxy-acid dehydratase, whose protein sequence is MDELSKNVKAGVEKAPHRSLLYALGITDEEMKRPFIGVISSKSEIIPGHLHLDKIAEAVKAGIRMAGGVPFEINTIGVCDGIAMNHTGMKYSLASRELIADSVEVVVRAHAFDGIVLIPNCDKIVPGMLMAAARLNIPAIVVSGGPMLAGRFRGQDSDLSKVFEAVGAVSAGMMSEDELHELEQYACPGCGSCSGMYTANTMNCLTEALGMGLPGNGTIPAVYAERIRLAKMAGMRIMDLVQKEIRPRDIMTRNAFINAFAVDMALGGSTNTVLHLTAIAHEAGVEISLEDIDRISNTVPNLCKLSPAGKYHIQDLYEAGGIQAVMAELNKKGYIDTGRFTVTGKTVGENIKGVSVRNHDVIRPVEEPYSKTGGLAILKGNLAPDGAVVKASAVSPEMMVHEGPARVFDSEDEAIDAILKGKINKGDVVVIRYEGPKGGPGMREMLSPTSALAGMGLDKDVALITDGRFSGATRGASIGHVSPEAAEGGPIAVLKDGDIISINIPERKLEVKLSDAELHERFKVWVKKEPQIKSGYLRRYAEMVTSASTGAVFKQGGM, encoded by the coding sequence ATGGATGAGCTGAGTAAAAACGTAAAAGCTGGCGTGGAGAAAGCGCCGCACAGATCGCTTTTGTATGCTTTGGGAATTACGGATGAGGAGATGAAAAGGCCTTTTATCGGTGTTATAAGCTCTAAGAGCGAGATAATACCTGGTCATCTACACCTGGATAAAATAGCAGAGGCGGTAAAAGCAGGTATCAGGATGGCAGGGGGTGTCCCCTTTGAGATAAATACCATTGGTGTGTGCGATGGTATAGCTATGAATCACACGGGAATGAAATACTCTTTAGCCAGCCGTGAGCTTATAGCCGACAGCGTAGAAGTGGTGGTGAGAGCCCATGCCTTTGACGGCATAGTATTGATCCCCAACTGTGATAAGATCGTACCCGGCATGCTCATGGCAGCAGCCAGGCTTAATATACCTGCCATTGTAGTCAGCGGTGGGCCTATGCTGGCAGGCAGATTCCGCGGGCAGGATTCAGACCTCAGTAAGGTATTTGAAGCGGTAGGGGCGGTGTCCGCAGGAATGATGAGCGAGGATGAATTGCATGAGCTGGAACAGTACGCATGTCCTGGGTGTGGTTCCTGCTCAGGTATGTACACGGCTAATACCATGAATTGTCTTACAGAGGCTTTGGGCATGGGTTTGCCAGGCAATGGTACCATACCTGCAGTGTACGCAGAAAGAATAAGGCTTGCGAAGATGGCTGGTATGCGCATTATGGACCTGGTCCAAAAAGAGATTCGCCCCAGGGATATTATGACTCGAAATGCCTTCATCAATGCTTTTGCAGTGGATATGGCGTTAGGAGGTTCTACCAATACCGTTTTGCATTTGACAGCAATCGCCCATGAGGCTGGTGTGGAGATAAGCCTTGAAGATATAGACAGGATAAGCAATACAGTGCCCAACCTCTGCAAGCTTAGCCCTGCGGGTAAATACCACATTCAGGACTTATATGAAGCCGGTGGCATACAGGCTGTCATGGCGGAACTGAATAAAAAAGGCTATATAGACACGGGGCGTTTTACGGTCACAGGCAAGACCGTTGGAGAAAACATCAAAGGCGTTTCAGTTAGAAATCACGATGTGATAAGGCCTGTAGAGGAACCGTACAGCAAAACAGGTGGTCTTGCCATACTGAAAGGGAATCTGGCTCCTGATGGCGCTGTGGTAAAAGCGTCAGCGGTATCCCCTGAGATGATGGTGCATGAAGGGCCTGCCAGGGTGTTTGATTCGGAGGATGAGGCCATTGATGCCATATTAAAAGGCAAAATAAACAAAGGCGATGTGGTGGTTATAAGGTATGAGGGACCAAAAGGTGGTCCGGGTATGAGAGAAATGCTGAGCCCAACGTCGGCGCTGGCGGGGATGGGCTTGGATAAAGATGTGGCGTTGATCACCGATGGACGGTTCTCGGGCGCTACAAGAGGCGCGTCCATAGGCCATGTTTCTCCTGAAGCGGCAGAAGGAGGTCCTATAGCCGTACTCAAGGATGGGGATATCATATCTATAAATATACCTGAGCGCAAATTAGAGGTAAAATTGTCTGATGCGGAGTTGCATGAGCGCTTTAAGGTCTGGGTCAAAAAAGAACCACAGATAAAGAGCGGATACCTGAGAAGATACGCTGAAATGGTAACGTCAGCCAGCACAGGAGCGGTGTTTAAGCAAGGGGGGATGTGA